The genomic DNA GAGGGTAATAATGGGAGCGAGTTTAGTTTTAATCGGAGTAGGATGGGCGGATAAGCAAAAGTTATGTAATCTATTAAAAGGTAATAAGGTGGAGAATAGAGACTGTTAAACAGTATGATTTATATAATTGAAATGTTAAAAAGATACCTTATATATGAGGTATCTTTTTTATTTAGCAAAGATAATAGACTAAAATTAGTATGGATATTCTTTGCTGTATTTATATGTGTCGAAATCATTTTGAAATATTGTTTGAACAAGTTGTATACATTCAGTATCATAAAAGCTTTCAAAAGTTGGATGACGGGGAAATAAAGGATCAGTAATATCAGCTTCGCTAAAATTCCCTTTATAAATCATGGCGGGAGTTTGATGATGCCATGATGTTGAGAACTCATTTATTGGTGCGGTTTTTAATTCGAAACGCTTTTCTAATTCTTTCATTTCCTGATCGAAGTTTTCTAAGTATATATAATTGGTCACATATTCTTCTTCACCAGCTATATATTGTTGTGTGAAATGTGGGTTAATATCACTTGCGTGAGCCCCTTTCATAAATAGATAGTATAAAAATTGTTTGAATGAGATCCCTTTGGGGGAATTTTCATCTTGATATAAAAACTTTCGGATGGGTTTCCATTCCGGATTTTCCATATAAGGAGGTCCAATTAAGGACACGAAAGAACTGACTGCTCTCCTATAAGGGTTACGAACAAGTTTAAACGTTTCTTTTTGTTTTTCTCGTAACGCTACACCTAGTCGTACACTATAGGCAGGTGTACTTTTGTATATATCGTATTCAAAATTATGAATGAAAGGACTATAACTTAGAGCTGTTTGCAATAAATCAATCTGGTAAAAGAACCAATTGGCAAGAGAAGTGCAACCGCTTTTTTGACTCCAAAATAGAATGATGGGAAACTTCCTATGATAGTGTGGGCTTCTTGAATGGGCGCTTATGGTGTTTAATAAATAAGGATTGAACAAGTTCTACACTCCTTTCACTTGTTTTACTGATATGTATGAGGAATAAAGAGGTGGTATGAGAGTCTTTTTCATCTTTTTTAAAAAAATGAAAGATTAATATTGACTATTAGTATATATAGTTGTAATATAGAACAAGTCGCCGATGACATTAACGTCGCAAGCGACAAACGAAATAAAAAACTTAGTTGACATTAACTAACGAAGATGTTAACATAAGGAAGTCGCAAATGAGCGACCAAGTAGTTCTTTGAAAACTGAACGAAACAAACAACGTGAAACGTCAATTTTTATTTTTAGATGCTAGACAAACTAACTTTATTGGAGAGTTTGATCCTGGCTCAGGATGAACGCTGGCGGCGTGCCTAATACATGCAAGTCGAGCGAATGGATTGAGAGCTTGCTCTCAAGAAGTTAGCGGCGGACGGGTGAGTAACACGTGGGTAACCTGCCCATAAGACTGGGATAACTCCGGGAAACCGGGGCTAATACCGGATAACATTTTGAACTGCATGGTTCGAAATTGAAAGGCGGCTTCGGCTGTCACTTATGGATGGACCCGCGTCGCATTAGCTAGTTGGTGAGGTAACGGCTCACCAAGGCAACGATGCGTAGCCGACCTGAGAGGGTGATCGGCCACACTGGGACTGAGACACGGCCCAGACTCCTACGGGAGGCAGCAGTAGGGAATCTTCCGCAATGGACGAAAGTCTGACGGAGCAACGCCGCGTGAGTGATGAAGGCTTTCGGGTCGTAAAACTCTGTTGTTAGGGAAGAACAAGTGCTAGTTGAATAAGCTGGCACCTTGACGGTACCTAACCAGAAAGCCACGGCTAACTACGTGCCAGCAGCCGCGGTAATACGTAGGTGGCAAGCGTTATCCGGAATTATTGGGCGTAAAGCGCGCGCAGGTGGTTTCTTAAGTCTGATGTGAAAGCCCACGGCTCAACCGTGGAGGGTCATTGGAAACTGGGAGACTTGAGTGCAGAAGAGGAAAGTGGAATTCCATGTGTAGCGGTGAAATGCGTAGAGATATGGAGGAACACCAGTGGCGAAGGCGACTTTCTGGTCTGTAACTGACACTGAGGCGCGAAAGCGTGGGGAGCAAACAGGATTAGATACCCTGGTAGTCCACGCCGTAAACGATGAGTGCTAAGTGTTAGAGGGTTTCCGCCCTTTAGTGCTGAAGTTAACGCATTAAGCACTCCGCCTGGGGAGTACGGCCGCAAGGCTGAAACTCAAAGGAATTGACGGGGGCCCGCACAAGCGGTGGAGCATGTGGTTTAATTCGAAGCAACGCGAAGAACCTTACCAGGTCTTGACATCCTCTGAAAACCCTAGAGATAGGGCTTCTCCTTCGGGAGCAGAGTGACAGGTGGTGCATGGTTGTCGTCAGCTCGTGTCGTGAGATGTTGGGTTAAGTCCCGCAACGAGCGCAACCCTTGATCTTAGTTGCCATCATTAAGTTGGGCACTCTAAGGTGACTGCCGGTGACAAACCGGAGGAAGGTGGGGATGACGTCAAATCATCATGCCCCTTATGACCTGGGCTACACACGTGCTACAATGGACGGTACAAAGAGCTGCAAGACCGCGAGGTGGAGCTAATCTCATAAAACCGTTCTCAGTTCGGATTGTAGGCTGCAACTCGCCTACATGAAGCTGGAATCGCTAGTAATCGCGGATCAGCATGCCGCGGTGAATACGTTCCCGGGCCTTGTACACACCGCCCGTCACACCACGAGAGTTTGTAACACCCGAAGTCGGTGGGGTAACCTTTTTGGAGCCAGCCGCCTAAGGTGGGACAGATGATTGGGGTGAAGTCGTAACAAGGTAGCCGTATCGGAAGGTGCGGCTGGATCACCTCCTTTCTATGGAGAATTGATGAACGCTGTTCATCAATATAAGTTTCCGTGTTTCGTTTTGTTCAGTTTTGAGAGAACTATCTCTCATATATAAATGTATGTTCTTTGAAAACTAGATAACAGTGTAGCTCATATTTTTTTAATTTTAGTTTGGTTAAGTTAGAAAGGGCGCACGGTGGATGCCTTGACACTAGGAGTCGATGAAGGACGGGACTAACGCCGATATGCTTCGGGGAGCTGTAAGTAAGCTTTGATCCGAAGATTTCCGAATGGGGAAACCCACTATACGTAATGGTATGGTATCCTTACCTGAATACATAGGGTATGGAAGACAGACCCAGGGAACTGAAACATCTAAGTACCTGGAGGAAGAGAAAGCAAATGCGATTTCCTGAGTAGCGGCGAGCGAAACGGAACATAGCCCAAACCAAGAGGCTTGCCTCTTGGGGTTGTAGGACATTCTATACGGAGTTACAAAGGAACGAGGTAGACGAAGCGACCTGGAAAGGTCCGTCGTAGAGGGTAACAACCCCGTAGTCGAAACTTCGTTCTCTCTTGAATGTATCCTGAGTACGGCGGAACACGTGAAATTCCGTCGGAATCTGGGAGGACCATCTCCCAAGGCTAAATACTCCCTAGTGATCGATAGTGAACCAGTACCGTGAGGGAAAGGTGAAAAGCACCCCGGAAGGGGAGTGAAAGAGATCCTGAAACCGTGTGCCTACAAATAGTCAGAGCCCGTTAATGGGTGATGGCGTGCCTTTTGTAGAATGAACCGGCGAGTTACGATCCCGTGCGAGGTTAAGCTGAAGAGGCGGAGCCGCAGCGAAAGCGAGTCTGAATAGGGCGTTTAGTACGTGGTCGTAGACCCGAAACCAGGTGATCTACCCATGTCCAGGGTGAAGTTCAGGTAACACTGAATGGAGGCCCGAACCCACGCACGTTGAAAAGTGCGGGGATGAGGTGTGGGTAGCGGAGAAATTCCAATCGAACCTGGAGATAGCTGGTTCTCCCCGAAATAGCTTTAGGGCTAGCCTTAAGTGTAAGAGTCTTGGAGGTAGAGCACTGATTGAACTAGGGGTCCTCATCGGATTACCGAATTCAGTCAAACTCCGAATGCCAATGACTTATCCTTAGGAGTCAGACTGCGAGTGATAAGATCCGTAGTCAAGAGGGAAACAGCCCAGATCGCCAGCTAAGGTCCCAAAGTGTGTATTAAGTGGAAAAGGATGTGGAGTTGCTTAGACAACTAGGATGTTGGCTTAGAAGCAGCCACCATTTAAAGAGTGCGTAATAGCTCACTAGTCGAGTGACTCTGCGCCGAAAATGTACCGGGGCTAAATACACCACCGAAGCTGCGAATTGATACCAATGGTATCAGTGGTAGGGGAGCGTTCTAAGTGCAGTGAAGTCAGACCGGAAGGACTGGTGGAGCGCTTAGAAGTGAGAATGCCGGTATGAGTAGCGAAAGACGGGTGAGAATCCCGTCCACCGAATGCCTAAGGTTTCCTGAGGAAGGCTCGTCCGCTCAGGGTTAGTCAGGACCTAAGCCGAGGCCGACAGGCGTAGGCGATGGACAACAGGTTGATATTCCTGTACCACCTCTTTATCGTTTGAGCAATGGAGGGACGCAGAAGGATAGAAGAAGCGTGCGATTGGTTGTGCACGTCCAAGCAGTTAGGCTGATAAGTAGGCAAATCCGCTTATCGTAAAGGCTGAGCTGTGATGGGGAAGCTCCTTATGGAGCGAAGTCTTTGATTCCCCGCTGCCAAGAAAAGCTTCTAGCGAGATAAAAGGTGCCTGTACCGCAAACCGACACAGGTAGGCGAGGAGAGAATCCTAAGGTGTGCGAGAGAACTCTGGTTAAGGAACTCGGCAAAATGACCCCGTAACTTCGGGAGAAGGGGTGCTTTCTTAACGGAAAGCCGCAGTGAATAGGCCCAAGCGACTGTTTAGCAAAAACACAGCTCTCTGCGAAGCCGTAAGGCGAAGTATAGGGGGTGACACCTGCCCGGTGCTGGAAGGTTAAGGAGAGGGGTTAGCGTAAGCGAAGCTCTGAACTGAAGCCCCAGTAAACGGCGGCCGTAACTATAACGGTCCTAAGGTAGCGAAATTCCTTGTCGGGTAAGTTCCGACCCGCACGAAAGGTGTAACGATTTGGGCACTGTCTCAACCAGAGACTCGGTGAAATTATAGTACCTGTGAAGATGCAGGTTACCCGCGACAGGACGGAAAGACCCCGTGGAGCTTTACTGTAGCCTGATATTGAATTTTGGTACAGTTTGTACAGGATAGGCGGGAGCCATTGAAACCGGAGCGCTAGCTTCGGTGGAGGCGCTGGTGGGATACCGCCCTGACTGTATTGAAATTCTAACCTACGGGTCTTATCGACCCGGGAGACAGTGTCAGGTGGGCAGTTTGACTGGGGCGGTCGCCTCCTAAAGTGTAACGGAGGCGCCCAAAGGTTCCCTCAGAATGGTTGGAAATCATTCGTAGAGTGCAAAGGCATAAGGGAGCTTGACTGCGAGACCTACAAGTCGAGCAGGGACGAAAGTCGGGCTTAGTGATCCGGTGGTTCCGCATGGAAGGGCCATCGCTCAACGGATAAAAGCTACCCCGGGGATAACAGGCTTATCTCCCCCAAGAGTCCACATCGACGGGGAGGTTTGGCACCTCGATGTCGGCTCATCGCATCCTGGGGCTGTAGTCGGTCCCAAGGGTTGGGCTGTTCGCCCATTAAAGCGGTACGCGAGCTGGGTTCAGAACGTCGTGAGACAGTTCGGTCCCTATCCGTCGTGGGCGTAGGAAATTTGAGAGGAGCTGTCCTTAGTACGAGAGGACCGGGATGGACGCACCGCTGGTGTACCAGTTGTTCTGCCAAGGGCATAGCTGGGTAGCTATGTGCGGAAGGGATAAGTGCTGAAAGCATCTAAGCATGAAGCCCCCCTCAAGATGAGATTTCCCATAGCGTAAGCTAGTAAGATCCCTGAAAGATGATCAGGTTGATAGGTTCGAGGTGGAAGCATGGTGACATGTGGAGCTGACGAATACTAATAGATCGAGGACTTAACCATATAATATGTAGCAAATGTTATCTAGTTTTGAAGGAATATGCCTTCATAGTTTGGTGATGATGGCAGAGAGGTCACACCCGTTCCCATACCGAACACGGAAGTTAAGCTCTCTAGCGCCGATGGTAGTTGGGACCTTGTCCCTGTGAGAGTAGGACGTCGCCAAGCAAAAACCTAAGTCGTTTCGACTTAGGTTTTTTTGTGTTTATTTTTATTTACCGAATGTTATAATCCATAAATTTAATAACGCTAAAGACGAAAAAAGAATGAAATAGAGACTTTTAAAATAGGACACATTATTTCTATCATAAGTATATATTTTAAATAATGAGATGCTATAAATAAGTATTCAATAATTACAACAATTACTGCGATAGAAAAAATAAATAGGATAATAGCGTAGTTCTTTCTTTCATGTTTATCCTCCTTAGAAATTAAATCGTTATAATAAAAGTTCTATTGATGTGTAGAATACAAGAGTGTACATATTTTGATTTAAAACATACTGAAGTACTATATAAACGATTATAAGTAAATAGATCTCTAGAAATATATATTCTAATTCCCTTTTCTTCTTGCATATAGTTGCAATTCTTCTTTTGAATATAACTAAAACACGAACGTTATTGACTACTAATAAAAAAACATTCGATTATTTATTGACATCGTTTATG from Bacillus cereus G9842 includes the following:
- a CDS encoding sulfotransferase family 2 domain-containing protein, whose product is MFNPYLLNTISAHSRSPHYHRKFPIILFWSQKSGCTSLANWFFYQIDLLQTALSYSPFIHNFEYDIYKSTPAYSVRLGVALREKQKETFKLVRNPYRRAVSSFVSLIGPPYMENPEWKPIRKFLYQDENSPKGISFKQFLYYLFMKGAHASDINPHFTQQYIAGEEEYVTNYIYLENFDQEMKELEKRFELKTAPINEFSTSWHHQTPAMIYKGNFSEADITDPLFPRHPTFESFYDTECIQLVQTIFQNDFDTYKYSKEYPY